The Caldisericia bacterium genomic sequence AAAAATTCTTGAAGAGATATTTATTATTTCAGAAGGCAAATTAACAATTTTTCTTGAATTTATGAAACAATCTGAAAAAAATGAAGAAATAATGAAAAATCTTTCAATTCAATTTAAAAAATATGAAAATTATGTTGAAAACTTAATTGAGAAGGGAAAAAGAGAAGGAAGCATTAGAGATGATATTAATTCAAAATTTTTCTCATCATTAATTGTTTCCCTTTCTATAGGAATGATTTTTAGAAAATCTCTCTTTAAAAATGATAAATTAGATTCATTGAATTCATCTAAAAAATTACTTGATTTTATCCTAAATTCAATTAAAAGGAGGATTTAAAATGAAAGTACTTGTAACAGGTGGTTTTGGAAATATAGGAAAGTATGTCATCAAAGAATTAATAAAAAGGAGAATAGATGTAAAAATATTTGACTTAAAAACAAAGAAAAATATAAAAATTGCTAAGAATTTATCTGGAATAGAAATTTTTTGGGGAGATATTACCAATAAGATTGATATTTTAAATGCACTAAGAGATGTTGACTATGTTGTTCATCTTGCATTTATTATTCCTAAAATCTCTTCAACTGAAATTGATATTGATAAAAAACCAAACATTGCAGAAAAAATTAATGTATATGGTACAAAAAATTTGATTAGTTGTATGAAAGAACTTAAATATCCAGATAAAATTATATTTACATCATCAGTTCATGTTTATGGAATTACTCAACACCTTTGTCCTCCAAGAAAAGTTGAAGAAGATTTAAATCCTAATGATCTATATTCTTATCATAAAGTTTTATGCGAAAAAATCATAAAGGAATCTAATTTGAAATATATTATTATGAGATTAGGCGCTTCAATTACTCAAGATTTAAAAATCATTAATTTTGTTAGAGACTTATTCGAAATTCCACTTGATAATAGAATCGAGTATATTCATCCAGAAGATATAGGAGTTGCAATTGCAAATGCAATTGAAAGAAATGACCTTTGGGGCAAAATTTTTAACATTGGTGGTGGAAAAAGATGTCAATATCTTTATAAAGATTTTGTATCAAAAATTCTTGAAGCCATTGGAATAGGAATGCTGCCAGAAAATCTTTTCAGCAAAAATTATTTTGCTGTTGATTTTCTTGATACTGAAGAAAGTGAAAAATTACTCAATTATCAAAAAAGAGATTTAAATGATTATATATGTGATTTAAAGAAAAA encodes the following:
- a CDS encoding TetR/AcrR family transcriptional regulator; this encodes MNIKKLKGEGTKKKIIEVATYLFNDNGYDKTSVQDICEKAGVSKGAFFHHFPTKEFLFLEILNEFLEKLEKRMIDIEKKSDNIPQAMIQMTKILEEIFIISEGKLTIFLEFMKQSEKNEEIMKNLSIQFKKYENYVENLIEKGKREGSIRDDINSKFFSSLIVSLSIGMIFRKSLFKNDKLDSLNSSKKLLDFILNSIKRRI
- a CDS encoding NAD(P)-dependent oxidoreductase gives rise to the protein MKVLVTGGFGNIGKYVIKELIKRRIDVKIFDLKTKKNIKIAKNLSGIEIFWGDITNKIDILNALRDVDYVVHLAFIIPKISSTEIDIDKKPNIAEKINVYGTKNLISCMKELKYPDKIIFTSSVHVYGITQHLCPPRKVEEDLNPNDLYSYHKVLCEKIIKESNLKYIIMRLGASITQDLKIINFVRDLFEIPLDNRIEYIHPEDIGVAIANAIERNDLWGKIFNIGGGKRCQYLYKDFVSKILEAIGIGMLPENLFSKNYFAVDFLDTEESEKLLNYQKRDLNDYICDLKKKLSYRRYLIKLFRPFIRQYIISKSPNFLPKWSFKNF